Proteins encoded by one window of Engraulis encrasicolus isolate BLACKSEA-1 chromosome 23, IST_EnEncr_1.0, whole genome shotgun sequence:
- the LOC134439533 gene encoding heat shock protein 30-like codes for MLSLHGFQPSLTPFGDFCWPVRSLWPQVRSLDIHRHLMLRNMEEMRNSLELLQNHIFQESDQISTSEDNHLIQCQLEKKGDGFALTLDTKDFSPEELSVKQVGNKLQVSGKSEKRQEDGKGSYSYRVKAFRREIDLPEGVNPEAVTCSLAEGKLHIQAPGHQTPAISERVVPINCQTAESTEQSEEMTKGDHASDADGKQEQC; via the coding sequence ATGTTGAGCCTGCATGGATTCCAGCCCTCCCTCACTCCTTTTGGGGACTTCTGCTGGCCCGTGCGCAGTCTCTGGCCACAGGTCCGATCCCTGGACATCCACAGACATCTCATGCTGAGGAACATGGAGGAGATGAGGAACAGTTTGGAACTCCTTCAGAATCATATATTCCAAGAGAGCGACCAAATCTCTACCTCAGAGGACAATCATTTAATTCAGTGTCAACtagagaagaaaggagatggtTTCGCTTTGACACTGGACACCAAAGACTTTTCTCCTGAAGAGCTGTCAGTCAAGCAGGTGGGCAACAAGCTACAAGTGAGCGGCAAGtctgagaagagacaggaagatgGAAAAGGCTCCTACTCGTACAGGGTCAAGGCCTTCAGGAGGGAGATTGATCTGCCAGAGGGGGTGAATCCTGAGGCTGTCACCTGCTCTTTAGCTGAGGGGAAGCTTCACATTCAAGCACCTGGACATCAGACACCTGCCATCTCTGAGAGGGTTGTGCCCATCAACTGCCAGACAGCAGAATCCACAGAACAGTCTGAGGAGATGACAAAAGGGGACCATGCCTCAGATGCAGATGGGAAGCAAGAACAATGCTGA
- the LOC134440606 gene encoding heat shock protein 30-like, with protein sequence MLSLHGFQPSLTPFGDFCWPVRSLWPQVRPLDIHRHLMLRNMEEMRSSLELLQTHIFQETDQISTSEENCELEKKGDGFALTLDTKDFSPEELSVKQVGNKLQVSGKSEKRQEDGKGSYSYRVKAFRREIDLPEGVNPEAVTCSLAEGKLHIQAPGHQTPAISERVVPINCKTAESTEQSEEMTKGDNATDADGKQEQC encoded by the exons ATGTTGAGCCTGCATGGATTCCAGCCCTCCCTCACTCCTTTTGGGGACTTCTGCTGGCCCGTGCGCAGTCTCTGGCCACAGGTCCGACCCCTGGACATCCACAGACATCTCATGCTGAGGAacatggaggagatgaggagcagTTTGGAACTCCTTCAGACTCACATATTCCAAGAAACCGACCAAATCTCTACCTCAGAGGAaaat TGTGAActggagaagaaaggagatggtTTCGCTCTGACGCTGGACACCAAAGACTTTTCTCCTGAAGAGCTGTCAGTCAAGCAGGTGGGCAACAAGCTACAAGTGAGCGGCAAGtctgagaagagacaggaagatgGAAAAGGCTCCTACTCGTACAGGGTCAAGGCCTTCAGGAGGGAGATTGATCTGCCAGAGGGGGTGAATCCTGAGGCTGTCACCTGCTCTTTAGCTGAGGGGAAGCTTCACATTCAAGCACCTGGACATCAGACACCTGCCATCTCTGAGAGGGTTGTGCCCATCAACTGCAAGACAGCAGAATCCACAGAACAGTCTGAGGAGATGACAAAAGGGGACAATGCCACAGATGCAGATGGGAAGCAAGAACAATGCTGA